From a single Scomber japonicus isolate fScoJap1 chromosome 12, fScoJap1.pri, whole genome shotgun sequence genomic region:
- the dnajb6a gene encoding dnaJ homolog subfamily B member 6a produces MVDYYQVLGVRRDASADDIKKSYRKLALRWHPDKNPDNKDEAEKKFKELSEAYEVLSDVNKRSIYDRYGKEGLTGNNGGRGGHFHNGDHFHEPFTFRNPEDVFREFFGGRDPFADFFGPDPFSDDPFFGSGRRHQSRANRNRTGGSFFGGFVGFPPFGAGFSPFDPGFGSFGSMNTMGHMGHMGHMTTMGSLGGGGFTSFSSSSFGGGGGGGGGMGNFRSVSTSTKIINGRKITTKRIVENGQERVEVEEDGQLRSLTINGKEQLLRLEHK; encoded by the exons ATGGTGGACTACTACCAGGTTTTAGGAGTACGGAGAGATGCTTCTGCAGACGACATCAAGAAATC GTACAGAAAGCTGGCCCTGAGGTGGCACCCTGATAAAAACCCAGATAACAAAGACGAGGCTGAGAAGAAGTTCAAGGAGCTGTCAGAGGCGTATGAAGTCCTGTCAGATG TCAACAAAAGGAGCATATATGATCGCTATGGTAAAGAAGGACTCACAGGGAACAATGGAGGAAGAG GGGGGCATTTCCACAACGGAGACCATTTCCACGAACCATTCACATTCCGTAACCCAGAAGACGTCTTCAGGGAATTCTTTGGAGGCAGAGACCCATTCGCAGACTTTTTTG GTCCAGATCCATTTAGTGATGATCCATTTTTCGGCAGCGGGCGGCGGCACCAGAGTCGGGCAAATCGCAACCGGACAGGCGGGTCATTTTTCGGGGGCTTTGTTGGGTTTCCTCCCTTTGGTGCTGGTTTCTCGCCTTTTGATCCAG GCTTTGGTTCTTTTGGCTCCATGAACACCATGGGTCATATGGGTCACATGGGACACATGACAACTATGGGCAGTCTGGGAGGTGGAGGCTTtacttctttctcctcctcctcctttgggggaggtggtggtggaggaggaggcatGGGAAACTTTCGCTCTGTGTCCACCTCCACCAAGATCATCAACGGCAGGAAGATCACAACTAAAAG AATTGTGGAGAACGGTCAGGAGCGGGTCGAGGTGGAGGAGGACGGGCAGCTGCGGTCGTTAACCATCAATGGTAAGGAGCAGCTGCTGCGACTGGAACACAAGTGA